One Candidatus Nitrososphaera evergladensis SR1 genomic window, GCGTCAGCGACCCGGAGAAAAAGCGCAAGATAATCGGCGACCAGTTTGCGAAGGAGTTTGTCGCGGTTGCAAAAAAGCACGGGCCTTTCCAGTGGCTTGCGCAGGGGACGCTGTACCCGGACGTGATTGAAAGCGGCGTGTCAAAGGGCCCGGCGGCCGTGATAAAGACGCACCACAACGTCGGCGGCCTGCCAAAGTGGCTGAAGCTGCAGGTAATAGAGCCGCTGCGCTTTCTGTACAAGGACGAAGTGAGGAAGGTTGCAAAGCTGCTTGAGGTGCCCGACGAACTGCTAAAGAGGCACCCGTTCCCCGGTCCGGGCCTTGCGGTGAGGATAATCGGCGCAATAACCCCTGAAAAGACAAGGATTGCCAAACACGCAAGCAAGCTAGTCGAAGACGAGCTAAAGGCGGCAGGCTACTATGACAAGGTGTGGCAGGCTTATGCGGCAGTTGGCGACGACAGGGCTGTGGGCGTCCTTGGCGACGAGCGGGTGTACGGCCACATAGTCATGGTGCGCGTAGTCGAGTCGATTGACGCCATGACTGCCGACTGGACCCGCCTGCCGTACGACGTGATAGAGCGCATCAGCAACAGGATCACAAATGAGGTAGAGGGCGCGACATGGGTCACGTACGCAGTGTCAAGCAAGCCGCCGGCGACGATAGAGCCGCAGTAAAAATAGGGACTTTACTTTTCATGCCCAAAAACCTGACGCTTTTGCAAAGGCCAAAGCTGATGGTACATGTACAAAAGTAATGACGAGGAAGCTCGTTTAATAATAGCTCTGCTTTTGTTGGCTTTTTTCCTCGATATTCAGCGCGCATTTTTTTATACTATGATGCCATCCCTACACTTCATGAGTGGCGCGTTTGACTCGCAAAAGTTCAAGTCAGCGCAACGTCAGGGGTGGGATGGCGCTGCAGAGGGCTGGAAAAAGTGGTGGAAGACCATTGAAGAAAGTGCACAGGTGGTATCTGACAGACTAGTCGAACTTTCGAGAATTCAGAAAGGTAATCACGTACTGGACATCGCAACAGGCATAGGAGAGCCTGCCGTCACTATCGCAAGAAAGGTCGGTTCCGGAGGGAAGGTAACTGCAATCGATCTTTCCACGGCGATGCTTGCCATTGCAAGAGAAAGGGCAAAGGAACTTGGGCTGACAAACATCATAGAATTTGAAGAGGGCGATGCGGAATCCTTCCGCCTTCCTCCTCAGAGGTTCGATGCTATTGTTTCCAGATTCGGACTGATGTTTCTGCCCGACCTTCCTAATGCACTGAAGACCATGAAAGAAGCGCTTGTCCAGGATGGGCGAATAGCTGCGGCAGTCTGGTCAACCCCACAGAGAGTCCCTGCTTTCCTTCTGCCCCTGGAAATAGTGATGAAGGAGACTGGCACTCCGCCTCCGCCTCCGGGCACGCCAGGGCCTTTCAGCCTGGCAGATATGAACCGTCTCCGTGAAATATTTGGGCAGGAAGGGTTTCAGGACATCCGCACAGAGAGCAATACAATGAATTTCAAGCTGCCCTCCCCCGAGAAGTACGTGGATTTCGTCCGAAGTACAGCCGCCCCGCTTACGGCCATGATGGCAGGATTGCCCCCTGCAAGACAGCAGGAGATCTGGAATAAAGTAGCAGACGCTTCAAGGAAATACTCCGACCCTGGTAACGGGAGCGTCAATTTTACAAATGAAGTGATATTCGTGTCGGCCAAACGGTAACCTGGCGCTTTAAAAGTAGATGCAACATCTTCAAGAAGAAGAAACGGTGGTGCGCCTATTGTTGTCTTGATTTCTTTCGCTTCTTCTTGCTTTCTTCATCGGTTCCAAGTAGATGTGATATGAAAAACGCTGCGCGGCTGTTAGTGGGATTTAGGAAAGTTGGATAGTCGACATTATTGGGATCGGCATAGCCGGCTTCTTTCCATGCCCTTTCTTTATGGAACCTTTGATGTTTTCTCAGGTGCTCCTTAGAAGGTAATTCTGTCCCACATTCTTTGCACTTGAATGTCTTTTCCTTCACCACCACTACTGCTGCCACTTCCCTACGGAAAAGATAGTAGTTTCATCATGCAGATAAAGGCAGCTTTTGCGAGTTATTACACACACACAAGTTTCAGTGGCAAAAGCTCATGCTGGTGCTACGTATACCGCCATGGGCTGTTCAATTATCACGTACCTGTGCGATTCGATGACTCTTTTCAGCTGGCTTGCCAGGGTTATCCCTTCAGCATCGTAAGAACACAGCACCGACATCTTGTCATGGAGGCGCCTGCCCATCATTCTCTCTGCGTCAAGAAATTCATTTTCAAAACCGTTTCTCAGAAACCAAGAGGCGTCCTCTCCAGCTATCCTTGTCTCCCTTCCAGACTGGTTTGATTTGTGTATATCCCATATCCACTTGAACATCACGTCCATCGCCTCAGATTTTTCCTTCACCTTTAGGAACTCGTCGTACGTGATGATGCTTTGTACTTTTTCGAATTTGCCTGCGGCGCTCTTGCCCTCGGCACCGCAAGAAGAAAGCGAGATAAGAGCCTGAGTGCGGGGCGCGGCCAAGTGATCAAAAAATTGCGACAGGACTGCATCCTTTGTCGCTTTCCTGTTGTAAATGAAACCTACGTGCTCGTGACCGGCCAAGTTGCCGACAAATCGCATCACTTCCACCTCTCTCATCTCGTTTGCTATCTCCTCCAGCGAAAGCCCTGGTTTTTTCGCAAGTGAAAACGGCACGAGTTCATCCTTTATTTCGTCGATGAAGAAATCGGCGGCGCGTCCAAACATCGCCCTGATCGACCCTTCTACAAGGTCGCACCGGCGGAACAGCTGCTGCTCAGTCCGGTTGTTAATTTTGCAGAGGTTACGGATAACCAGCGCGGTGATATGCTCTCCAAGCTTATTGAACACGCTGTAGACCGCATCTGAGACGATCTCCGCGACGATCTCGTCGGTGATTGAGCGGTAGCCCAGAGCGTCAAGGGTTGCAACTATTGCGGAAGGAGATTGTATGTTAGACAACAGCAGTCGACGACACATGCGGTATTATTCCGGCATCATATAAGGGAAGCTATGTTAGGCTCTGTCAACTCGGCGTCGGTCAGATTGTTTTGGTATGATCTTTCTTTCAGCCGGCGAACAGTTAATGAAGCTGTATCTTGAGGCGGCAGAGAATATTCTGCTCTCTTCATGGCTCAAGTCGGAAATGATTCATCAAGAGATTCTGTTGGATGGAAGACAAGAAAAATCTTTCATGCTTGTTGGAATCTTTTGCAGCACATATACCGCCGGCGTGCGGCTGGAGAGTGGAGAAGGGGAGAGAATTGGGATATCTTGTATGCCCGTCCTCTCGGTAGTTTCTTATCAAATCTTGTATATCCAATGACCTTGTCTAGATAACAAGAGGTTAACTTGGGTGGAGTTTGACGAAGTAGTACGGAAGAGAAAAATGATTAGAAAGTATCAGGTTCGCTCTATTCCGGATAGCATAATCAATAAAATAATTGAAAACGCGCACAGGGCTCCAAGTGCGGGCCACACGCAGGTCCAGGAGTTCATCATCGTAAGAGACGCAGAGACAAAAAAGAAGCTCAAGAGGGTGTCTGTAAACCAAGAGCAGGTTGAGGAGGCTCCCCTGCTAATAGTTGTGTGTGCAAACACTTCTCGTTCTATTGGTCGATACAGGCAACGGGGAAAGGAGTTCTACAGTGTAATGGACGGGGCGTTTGCATCGATACTAATTTTGCTTACTGCGGTAAATGAGGGAATTGGCGCAGGATTTGTCGGAGCTTTTGAAGATGACAAGGTTTCCGAGATACTTGGCCTCCCCGAATATGTCAGACCCATAGGAATAATCGCGCTAGGGTTTCCTGATGAAGAGCCGAAAAAGCTGGAAAGGATTGCTAAAGAAAGGCTCATCCATCATGAAAGGTGGTAGTGGTAAGCTGGGTACTGTCAACTTGTTGTCGACTCACGCTCTGCTGAAAATAAAGTTCAGCTGATGTCAAGTTAACAGAACCAGTTTAAATCATAATTTTGCGGCCATATAAAAAGAGAACCCCCCTCTTTTGTGCGAGAAAATCCGATTAGGCGGAAGGATGAAAACATGACATCAATAATGCGTAATAGGTACCGCATCGCTATGAATAATGATGTACGGCAGGGATGCTGGTCAAAGTAAATAGCATCATCAGGAGAAATGAAGGGCAGGAGGAAGGAAAAGAGGAAAACCAATACATCGTAAGAGTCACCAAGCTTGATATCGATGATCTCGGCTCGGTGATTCCATTAAGGGAAATAGAGCTGTGGTTGCCTCTTTACGACGAATCTATCGTAAAGACGTTGATGAACAGCCATTATGCTGCTATCTTTACTGAAGGTTATAACGAGGAGGACGGCAGCACCATAATCCTGGCAAGAGGCTTCACTGAAGAAGAGCTAAATAAAGAAAAGGAGAAAACGATAAAGAAGGTAAATGAAAAGAGACGCGACCACACAAAATGACCTTTACAACGAACGAAAGAAGCGCATTGTAACACAGTCCTGAGAACATACTTTACAAACTAGCAGAAATTCTTTT contains:
- a CDS encoding C2H2-type zinc finger protein produces the protein MAAVVVVKEKTFKCKECGTELPSKEHLRKHQRFHKERAWKEAGYADPNNVDYPTFLNPTNSRAAFFISHLLGTDEESKKKRKKSRQQ
- a CDS encoding class I SAM-dependent methyltransferase, producing the protein MMPSLHFMSGAFDSQKFKSAQRQGWDGAAEGWKKWWKTIEESAQVVSDRLVELSRIQKGNHVLDIATGIGEPAVTIARKVGSGGKVTAIDLSTAMLAIARERAKELGLTNIIEFEEGDAESFRLPPQRFDAIVSRFGLMFLPDLPNALKTMKEALVQDGRIAAAVWSTPQRVPAFLLPLEIVMKETGTPPPPPGTPGPFSLADMNRLREIFGQEGFQDIRTESNTMNFKLPSPEKYVDFVRSTAAPLTAMMAGLPPARQQEIWNKVADASRKYSDPGNGSVNFTNEVIFVSAKR
- a CDS encoding nitroreductase family protein gives rise to the protein MEFDEVVRKRKMIRKYQVRSIPDSIINKIIENAHRAPSAGHTQVQEFIIVRDAETKKKLKRVSVNQEQVEEAPLLIVVCANTSRSIGRYRQRGKEFYSVMDGAFASILILLTAVNEGIGAGFVGAFEDDKVSEILGLPEYVRPIGIIALGFPDEEPKKLERIAKERLIHHERW